GGTTCACGGAGAAAATAACCCCTCTAAATGCGGCAAAGATGGGTCTCTAGGAAGCTGTCTTGATACAGTCAGTTTGGGTGTATCATCATCTATTCATTTGAGGGCATCTCCAGCAGCCATATAAAGTCACAGAGATGCTACTTTATAgacatttttcaaacagttACTTAATATTCCTATTTATGTATGCATGTTTCTTGCTAAATCAATCCTCGCGCCATTTCCCGACCTTCTTATAATCACTGTATAGCGTTTTCAAATACTGTTTTCCAGCGCTATCGACAATACCGTTGATAAGACTTACTTCAGCTTGTGTGAACAGATCAAACATAGAGTGCACACCAGTCGTCAACTCCTTCCTAATAGACGCCTCAAAAGGTTGTCCCATGGAAAGATGAATATATTTCACAAGCAAGATTGGGACCTGCTTTCTTAACGATTCTCGGATTAAATTCATCCTCAAATTTAACTTTTGCTTGTCGTCGTTATTGCCAGTCTGATAACTGGAGTTGCTGCTTGGCTCGCAGTAGTTGGTAATCAGTCTTGATAAACTCGCTGCCGAAACGGTTGTCAATCCGTTCAGCTTACTTTTGTGAATGAACTCAAGTGCATAGCACAGATAAGAGTTAACCAAATGGTAACGATTGGATAACTTGATTCTGTGAATCAGAAGGATGTTCGATATTAGTTTTGTCGAATTGCTAAAAATTTCATCACTATGCTGGCAATTCTGGTTCAAAAAGGTGAAATTAATGCACGATGCAAGGGGAAATAACATTTCTGTCAAGTATTGGGTAAATAGCCATGGCTTAGATATTTGCAGCTGCTGAATGGTTTGCATCAGGGATATGACCTGTACTGGAAGGTTTTCGTAGTAGCTGATATTTGTATAGAATTCAGATATTGATTTCACAAATAAGTGGGAGCCAATGGTGTTCCCCTTCTCTAAATGATTTAATTGCAACTGGTATAGTTCCAGAATGGTTTCATGAAATACTGTGGATGTCTTGATAGAAAGAGACAAAATTGTAGCAGTAAATCCCTCGTTGAACGACCTTATATCTTTCTTCAGAGACTTTTCAATGACATTTGATACAGCCGgtaaaagttttgattttgaGGCACCAGCAACCCGCGCCACCATATATTGGCTGTACAAGTATTCTAGTTTATCGTCGTAGCATATGCAGtaaaactggaaaaaactttccaaaagagAGGGCTCAATCTGATCAAATGTATTTTTAATATCACATTCCAGCATAATTTTGGGAACCAAAGTATTAATCTTTGATAGTTCCTCTGTGTTATATGGATTTCCCCGGTTTATGAGACACAAACTCGTGAGTACCCATGAAACTTTCCTTTTATCACTTTTGACAAGAACTGGGATCAGATGCAAACATTTATCGATATAGGTTGACCTTAGATCTTCCGTCAGTTGGTGTGGCGAAAGTTTAATGATCGATTCTGAAATCTGAAAATATACCTTGTCATAACTAGAAGAAAGGATTCCTGCCTTTGCCGAAGTAAGAGCTTTTTCCACGAATTCAGCGCTTGACTTTTCTTTGAGTTGTGATAAATGATTCTTCCAAACTTTTTCGAGCACAGCCTTTGCTTCAAAGTTTTTCGAAACGAGCAAATACAAACTCTGAAAGTTGCTCTCAATGTCAGCTCTGAAAGTTGGGCTATGCAACAACTTTAAGAGCAATGTCATGTGTCCCTCATTCAAATGTTCCATACCCGATATCTTGTTAAGAAGTAGAACCCTAACGTTTTTATGGATACATTGGATTGGGATTTGGTTAAGATATGTGATCACCTCTGGTTTCGCATAGGAGTCTGATAATTCGTTGATTAAATTGAACATGATGTTATCTTCCTCGAAAAAATCAtcattttggaagaaaacgGACAGAAGATCAATATTACCGTTTAATACTGCATGGATGACTGTTTTAAGCTcatccttttcaaaaacggTGTTCAAAAGAGAAGCCCAGTTAGTGAAAAtggtcttcaaaaagtttttcTCCTTGCCTTTTGATGATAGCTGTTTCAAGTGACTTATAAATTTCTCAATGACTGGTTTGAACTCAAATACCTTATACTCTCTCAACTTGAAAAAGTAGAAGAAAAGCTCGTTGGAGTTATCATTCCCGTTCAAAATGAAATCAAGTTTCTCCATAGATATATCCTCAATTTGTTCAGATGGAATAATGTCATCGTAAACGTCCATAAGAAGGTATTTGGTCTTCCATAGACGTGGAGTATTTTCATTATCCACTTTGAAAATCTTGGTCAAAATAGGTTTCAACTCTGGTAGTTTAGTGTAGGATAATTTGGGTAACCGGTATAAAAAAACGTTTAACGCTTTGATAGTTACATTTGTCACGTCTGTTGTGGTAGATATTGTCGTGGTTgtcttttcaaaaagatccTTAAGCTGGCTGATGGAGAGAGACACTAAATTGTTCGTTATCGCTGCCGCAAAAGTGGGATCCGCCAGAAATACGCACTGTCCTTGATTATTACTAGCACAGTACTCTTTCCATTTGCCGATGAATTGAAAGTATTCTCTTGCATTAACATGGCAGGTGACAATCTTTTCCCACAAGAATACAACTTTGCTATTGTGTTGATGTTCGTCTATCAATGACATTAGTTTGTCGCTGTATTTTATACCAATTTCGATGTCTAGTTCAAGGATTTCAATAAGCAGTATCCAAAACTCATCACTAGCGTATGTCTCCGTTGACGTTTTCGCTTCCGTTAGGgttttgttgaacaagttttcCAAGAACTCTTGAGACATTGTCTTTTTTGAGGAAGAAAGTTGGTTCAGCAGTTCAGAGGTTATGGTTGGTTGACAATCTAGAATTAGAGAAAAGATCGTTTCCAGTTGCTTAAAGTTAGACTTGGACAGGAGTGTCACACAAATATGAAAGAGCAATATCGACGTATCGTTTGTGAGCTTAGCCctgttgttcttgacgAATCTTTCTAAGACAGAGATATAGTCGATATTTTTACTGAAGATAAAAAGTGTCAGAAATTGGATTAGTTCCTCGGTTGTACTCTCCTCGCGGGTGGGATCTATTTTGGAGATATATTCC
This DNA window, taken from Huiozyma naganishii CBS 8797 chromosome 7, complete genome, encodes the following:
- the URB2 gene encoding ribosome biogenesis protein URB2 (similar to Saccharomyces cerevisiae URB2 (YJR041C); ancestral locus Anc_1.467), which gives rise to MDLPGTAEALTKLLRARDTSTAKLYEIVAHFDELDVYFPQKEIFVLQLIQDRWNDAKRDDFKRDYRVWEIFNKMHIALDDSDIAKKLLKNLNFVPLIARTLQLYTEDHTDAAEFLVQLLKTLTLINSTSTVEISFENSCKILAGTLHMLTNLQDTKVLDQSLRSGLIMQIINLTELENIPEINHKLSNVYSNELLLDTLEYISKIDPTREESTTEELIQFLTLFIFSKNIDYISVLERFVKNNRAKLTNDTSILLFHICVTLLSKSNFKQLETIFSLILDCQPTITSELLNQLSSSKKTMSQEFLENLFNKTLTEAKTSTETYASDEFWILLIEILELDIEIGIKYSDKLMSLIDEHQHNSKVVFLWEKIVTCHVNAREYFQFIGKWKEYCASNNQGQCVFLADPTFAAAITNNLVSLSISQLKDLFEKTTTTISTTTDVTNVTIKALNVFLYRLPKLSYTKLPELKPILTKIFKVDNENTPRLWKTKYLLMDVYDDIIPSEQIEDISMEKLDFILNGNDNSNELFFYFFKLREYKVFEFKPVIEKFISHLKQLSSKGKEKNFLKTIFTNWASLLNTVFEKDELKTVIHAVLNGNIDLLSVFFQNDDFFEEDNIMFNLINELSDSYAKPEVITYLNQIPIQCIHKNVRVLLLNKISGMEHLNEGHMTLLLKLLHSPTFRADIESNFQSLYLLVSKNFEAKAVLEKVWKNHLSQLKEKSSAEFVEKALTSAKAGILSSSYDKVYFQISESIIKLSPHQLTEDLRSTYIDKCLHLIPVLVKSDKRKVSWVLTSLCLINRGNPYNTEELSKINTLVPKIMLECDIKNTFDQIEPSLLESFFQFYCICYDDKLEYLYSQYMVARVAGASKSKLLPAVSNVIEKSLKKDIRSFNEGFTATILSLSIKTSTVFHETILELYQLQLNHLEKGNTIGSHLFVKSISEFYTNISYYENLPVQVISLMQTIQQLQISKPWLFTQYLTEMLFPLASCINFTFLNQNCQHSDEIFSNSTKLISNILLIHRIKLSNRYHLVNSYLCYALEFIHKSKLNGLTTVSAASLSRLITNYCEPSSNSSYQTGNNDDKQKLNLRMNLIRESLRKQVPILLVKYIHLSMGQPFEASIRKELTTGVHSMFDLFTQAEVSLINGIVDSAGKQYLKTLYSDYKKVGKWRED